One region of Camelus bactrianus isolate YW-2024 breed Bactrian camel chromosome 20, ASM4877302v1, whole genome shotgun sequence genomic DNA includes:
- the LOC105084136 gene encoding histone H2B type 1-J: MPEPAKSAPAPKKGSKKAVTKAQKKDGKKRKRSRKESYSIYVYKVLKQVHPDTGISSKAMGIMNSFVNDIFERIAGEASRLAHYNKRSTITSREIQTAVRLLLPGELAKHAVSEGTKAVTKYTSAK; this comes from the coding sequence ATGCCTGAACCGGCTAAGTCAGCCCCAGCCCCGAAAAAAGGCTCCAAGAAGGCGGTGACCAAGGCGCAGAAGAAGGACGGCAAGAAGCGCAAGCGCAGCCGCAAGGAGAGCTACTCCATCTACGTGTACAAGGTGCTGAAGCAGGTCCACCCGGACACCGGCATCTCGTCCAAGGCCATGGGCATCATGAATTCGTTCGTCAACGACATATTCGAGCGCATCGCGGGCGAGGCATCGCGTCTGGCGCATTACAACAAGCGCTCGACCATCACGTCCCGGGAGATCCAGACGGCCGTGCGCCTGCTGCTGCCCGGGGAGCTGGCCAAGCACGCTGTGTCTGAGGGCACTAAGGCCGTCACCAAGTATACCAGCGCCAAGTAA
- the LOC105084137 gene encoding histone H2A type 1-like, with product MSGRGKQGGKTRAKAKTRSSRAGLQFPVGRVHRLLRKGNYAERVGAGAPVYLAAVLEYLTAEILELAGNAARDNKKTRIIPRHLQLAIRNDEELNKLLGKVTIAQGGVLPNIQAVLLPKKTESHHKAKGK from the coding sequence ATGTCTGGACGAGGCAAGCAAGGCGGCAAAACTCGTGCCAAAGCTAAGACTCGCTCTTCGCGGGCTGGGCTCCAGTTCCCTGTGGGCCGAGTGCACCGCCTGCTCCGCAAAGGCAACTATGCCGAGCGGGTCGGGGCCGGCGCGCCGGTGTATTTGGCGGCGGTGCTGGAGTACCTGACGGCCGAGATTCTGGAGCTGGCGGGCAACGCGGCCCGGGACAACAAGAAGACGCGCATCATCCCGCGCCATTTGCAGCTGGCCATCCGCAACGATGAGGAGCTCAACAAGCTGTTGGGCAAAGTCACTATCGCTCAGGGTGGCGTCCTGCCTAACATCCAGGCCGTGCTGCTGCCCAAGAAAACCGAAAGTCACCATAAGGCTAAGGGCAAGTAG
- the LOC105084138 gene encoding histone H4, producing MSGRGKGGKGLGKGGAKRHRKVLRDNIQGITKPAIRRLARRGGVKRISGLIYEETRGVLKVFLENVIRDAVTYTEHAKRKTVTAMDVVYALKRQGRTLYGFGG from the coding sequence ATGTCCGGACGCGGTAAGGGTGGAAAGGGCTTGGGCAAAGGGGGTGCCAAGCGCCACCGCAAAGTCTTGCGTGACAACATCCAGGGCATTACCAAGCCCGCCATTCGGCGTCTGGCTCGGCGCGGAGGTGTCAAGCGCATCTCCGGCCTTATCTACGAGGAGACCCGCGGCGTGCTGAAGGTGTTTCTGGAAAATGTGATCCGGGACGCCGTCACCTACACTGAACACGCCAAGCGCAAGACTGTCACGGCGATGGACGTGGTCTACGCTCTCAAGCGCCAGGGACGCACCCTCTACGGCTTCGGCGGCTAA
- the LOC105084139 gene encoding histone H2B type 1-K has protein sequence MPEPAKSAPAPKKGSKKAVTKAQKKDGKKRKRSRKESYSVYVYKVLKQVHPDTGISSKAMGIMNSFVNDIFERIAGEASRLAHYNKRSTITSREIQTAVRLLLPGELAKHAVSEGTKAVTKYTSAK, from the coding sequence ATGCCTGAGCCGGCAAAATCTGCTCCAGCCCCAAAGAAGGGCTCCAAGAAAGCGGTGACTAAGGCGCAGAAGAAGGATGGCAAGAAGCGCAAGCGCAGCCGCAAGGAGAGCTACTCGGTGTACGTGTATAAGGTGCTGAAGCAGGTCCACCCGGACACCGGCATCTCGTCCAAGGCCATGGGCATCATGAACTCATTCGTCAACGACATCTTCGAGCGCATCGCGGGTGAGGCGTCGCGCCTGGCGCATTACAACAAGCGCTCGACCATCACGTCCCGGGAGATCCAGACGGCCGTGCGCCTACTGTTGCCCGGGGAGCTGGCCAAGCACGCCGTGTCCGAGGGCACCAAGGCCGTCACCAAGTACACCAGCGCCAAGTAA
- the LOC105084135 gene encoding histone H2A type 1-J-like isoform X2, with protein sequence MSGRGKQGGKARAKAKTRSSRAGLQFPVGRVHRLLRKGNYAERVGAGAPVYLAAVLEYLTAEILELAGNAARDNKKTRIIPRHLQLAIRNDEELNKLLGKVTIAQGGVLPNIQAVLLPKKTESHHKTNNQAFNNERKR encoded by the coding sequence ATGTCTGGTCGAGGTAAACAGGGCGGCAAGGCTCGCGCCAAGGCCAAAACCCGCTCTTCGCGGGCCGGGCTTCAGTTTCCTGTGGGCCGAGTGCACCGCTTGCTGCGCAAGGGCAACTACGCCGAGCGGGTCGGGGCCGGCGCGCCTGTGTATCTGGCGGCGGTGCTGGAGTACCTGACGGCCGAGATCTTGGAGCTGGCGGGTAACGCGGCCCGCGACAACAAGAAGACGCGCATCATCCCGCGCCACCTGCAGCTGGCCATCCGCAACGACGAGGAGCTCAACAAGCTACTGGGCAAAGTCACCATTGCTCAGGGTGGCGTCCTGCCGAACATCCAGGCCGTACTGCTGCCTAAGAAAACTGAGAGCCACCACAAAACCAA
- the LOC105084135 gene encoding histone H2A type 1-J-like isoform X3 produces the protein MSGRGKQGGKARAKAKTRSSRAGLQFPVGRVHRLLRKGNYAERVGAGAPVYLAAVLEYLTAEILELAGNAARDNKKTRIIPRHLQLAIRNDEELNKLLGKVTIAQGGVLPNIQAVLLPKKTESHHKTNSSPSTSKGM, from the coding sequence ATGTCTGGTCGAGGTAAACAGGGCGGCAAGGCTCGCGCCAAGGCCAAAACCCGCTCTTCGCGGGCCGGGCTTCAGTTTCCTGTGGGCCGAGTGCACCGCTTGCTGCGCAAGGGCAACTACGCCGAGCGGGTCGGGGCCGGCGCGCCTGTGTATCTGGCGGCGGTGCTGGAGTACCTGACGGCCGAGATCTTGGAGCTGGCGGGTAACGCGGCCCGCGACAACAAGAAGACGCGCATCATCCCGCGCCACCTGCAGCTGGCCATCCGCAACGACGAGGAGCTCAACAAGCTACTGGGCAAAGTCACCATTGCTCAGGGTGGCGTCCTGCCGAACATCCAGGCCGTACTGCTGCCTAAGAAAACTGAGAGCCACCACAAAACCAA
- the LOC105084135 gene encoding histone H2A type 1-J-like isoform X1 — MSGRGKQGGKARAKAKTRSSRAGLQFPVGRVHRLLRKGNYAERVGAGAPVYLAAVLEYLTAEILELAGNAARDNKKTRIIPRHLQLAIRNDEELNKLLGKVTIAQGGVLPNIQAVLLPKKTESHHKTKSSKSLHLCSPGNNPVLHHNMKASK; from the exons ATGTCTGGTCGAGGTAAACAGGGCGGCAAGGCTCGCGCCAAGGCCAAAACCCGCTCTTCGCGGGCCGGGCTTCAGTTTCCTGTGGGCCGAGTGCACCGCTTGCTGCGCAAGGGCAACTACGCCGAGCGGGTCGGGGCCGGCGCGCCTGTGTATCTGGCGGCGGTGCTGGAGTACCTGACGGCCGAGATCTTGGAGCTGGCGGGTAACGCGGCCCGCGACAACAAGAAGACGCGCATCATCCCGCGCCACCTGCAGCTGGCCATCCGCAACGACGAGGAGCTCAACAAGCTACTGGGCAAAGTCACCATTGCTCAGGGTGGCGTCCTGCCGAACATCCAGGCCGTACTGCTGCCTAAGAAAACTGAGAGCCACCACAAAACCAA ATCCAGCAAATCACTTCACTTATGCAGTCCTGGGAATAATCCAGTTTTGCACCATAATATGAAAGCTTCAAAATGA